GCAGCCAGCAGATATTTGGCATATTCGAAGCTGAGAATCTTCAGGCTTGGAATGTCTTTCCACCAGGCAGTGGTCTTCACCGCGCCACTCGGTACGGGATAGGCGACCAACTGGACATCGGGCAGGACGCGCTGCAGTTCCAGCATGGTGCGCGGCATGTGATAGCCCGACGTCACGACCAATACCGACTTGAAGGCATGAAGCCTGACCCAGCGGGCGGTTTCCATGGCGTTGCCGACCGTATTCAGAGCCCGGTGATCGAGATCGATACAGCACCGCATCATCGCAGCGGCGGCCGGTACGACGCGGGCGATCTCCCGCTCACCGACCATGGGATTGACCCCGCTGATGAGCAGGCGCCGGCCATGGCCGGTGCCAAGCAGCCCGACGGCATCGGAAATCCGCGACGATCCCCCGGTCATGGCCACAATGGCCTCGGTTTGCAAACCGGCCAGGTCCGGGCCTCTTGTCGCGGACCGGGCAAAGATCGGAAAGCCCGCGGCGAGACCAACGGCAGAGGCGGTGAGCAGCAGCATGATGGAGCGAAGCCGCCAGCGCGCCCGCCTCGGTTGACCGGCGGCGGGAGGGTGATCGGGCGCCACGCCGAGGGTGGCGGATGTGCGCGGCAGCGACATTGGGCTGATCATAGCATCGAATGAGGCGGTGACGAGACAGGACTGCGGCGGGCAGCCATGGTGCTTGCCGGGGTCTTAACGATCAGCCCTCGGGCAAAGGGCGGAGATTGACCGGCAGCCTCACGGCTGGTGTGGTCGCACCCGGAGGATCCCCCTATGAAAGCCGTGCTCTGCAAGACGTTCGGGCCACCCGAGTCCCTGGTCATCGAGGAAATGCCCGATCCAGTGGCCGGTCCCGGCGAGGTCGTTGTCGCCGTGACCGCCGTCGGCCTCAACTTCTTCGACAATCTGGTCATCAAGAACATGTACCAGATCAAGCCGCCCATGCCCTTCTCGCCCTGCTCGGAATTCGCCGGCCGCGTGGCGAGCCTCGGTGAGGGGGTGACGCGTTTCAAGGTCGGCGACCGGGTCGCCGGCAATGTGCCCTTCGGCGCGGCCCGCACCCATCTGGTCGCCAAGGCGGCCATGCTCGCGCCGATCCCCTCGGCGCTGACCGACGACCAGGCCGCAGGCCTGGTGATCACCTATGGTACGACCATCCACGCGCTCAAGGACCGCGCG
This region of Phreatobacter aquaticus genomic DNA includes:
- a CDS encoding YdcF family protein; translation: MSLPRTSATLGVAPDHPPAAGQPRRARWRLRSIMLLLTASAVGLAAGFPIFARSATRGPDLAGLQTEAIVAMTGGSSRISDAVGLLGTGHGRRLLISGVNPMVGEREIARVVPAAAAMMRCCIDLDHRALNTVGNAMETARWVRLHAFKSVLVVTSGYHMPRTMLELQRVLPDVQLVAYPVPSGAVKTTAWWKDIPSLKILSFEYAKYLLAAVRLRLDPPTADLRPVRSASR